TGTAGCCAGTAGTATTACAGTATCCGGTTTAAAACCTGCTGCCAAAACATGAGAGATATTTCTGTCTTCACTGTGCTTCTCTTATGTGGCaataggattttattttttttttcacagagctATCAATAACTAGATTTTATTAAATTCATGTTTAACTATTTTTTGATGAGAGCATCATAGATTGTTTATATAGTGAAAGTTGGATGTAGATGAACTATtgttgtgtaagaaaactgttagtCAAGCAGTCACAGTTTTGTGGCTACACACACTCACCTCCTGTACAGCTGTACTCTTTATCGTCCAATCATTTGTAAAGCTCATGGGGATATTACTCTTACATAAGTAGATAGCAGACGGACAGTTCTGGCACCCATCATTACTTGGTTTTAGTTACAATGTTTATGTAGGAATGTTATAACACATTACTAATATATATGAGCATATTCTGCCACTGTCAACACCCCAAATGCATCCAAAAGATATTATGCCAACACTAAAACAAACTTCACCTTACATTGTATAATACAGTGtaccaaaaaaagagaaagacttattttcataatttcaacaGCGTATAAATGCAATAATTCAGATAGGACTCCTCATTTAGCACATGTACTGTAGCAAGTCAACTGACCTGAATGATGATGTTATAAGTGACGATGATGATGTATGAAGCTGATGATGGCATGGAAaacaatgttatgatgttaggATGTGATGATGGTGGTAATAATGATATTTTTCAGGAAGGatgtgatgatgattatgatggttatgatatatttttgatatatttgtaatttttttccttcatgCACAATCTCCTCTGCTCCCAAACTCCTAAATGTGAAAAGGAGTTGTAATCAAACCTTTATTAAAGGCAGTGAACCAGCCAAAacaacagtttgtttgttaataatTTACACATTCACTTTTTATATAAATTGTCCAAAATTGAAGATTGCACATTTGCCCATATAATTTAAGATAAATTAATTAAGTAGGGGGAAATTTGCCTTTGAATTAAAATTACACAATGTAAGAAAGAGGGTTAACATACATTAACACAACATTCAGAGCATTTCACAATACAAACAATTAGAATTTTTCTTTCAGATCCAAGTGTGGCTGTAATAGTTTtccattttcttatttttctgtctAGAATCGGTCATCGAGATTACTTAAGTGTAGCATGGATTCACATCTCAAACATACGTTTAATTTGTAGAAATCTGTAGGCTTTTCTTTTGAAAGGAGTAAAACCGGAAGTGTCTGTGGATGTTGTTGCGTTTGTACCGGGGCTGAAACTACTGTCGGGGAAACAGGGAAGCTTTTCCCTTTGTGCTGCCCGTTTGTCTCAAAATATCTAATCTAACCGGCTCAATTAAATAACAGTCGTACCGGTGAGTAAATGAAAACGGAACATTTATCTAAAGTCTCGTATCAGCTACTGAATGATCATTGTATCATAACACAGCCATGATGGCGGCATGTTGCTAACGGCTAACGCGTGGCTAAACTGAAGGATGTAaagcatgttatgttatttggcCAATTTGAGACTATACCGTGAGTCTGTTTAAAAAGTGTTATTTCACGTTTAGTTTGTCAGCTTTTAAGTGTCATGACTACCGCAATGTCCCATGAGGCATTGCTTTTGAGTAGCTACACGAGGCTACTTGGTGTTACAGTGCTGCTCTGTTTGGATTTGTGCTTCTTTACCTCTATAAGACATGGCCTTTTGTTTCATCGTTACGGCACACTGCGTAGTCAGCTAACATCACAGTTTGGTCTCGGGTCCCTCTGTGAACATACCTGTGCATCTGTCCCCAGGTAACCCAAACATGATCATCCCAATCCGGTGCTTCACGTGTGGAAAGATCGTTGGTAACAAGTGGGAGGCTTACCTCGGCCTACTTCAAGCAGAGTATACAGAGGGGTGAGTGGACTGACACCACATTACCTCAGATGACTAAATGCTAGTGTTAGTATCTGCACGTTCAGTCCAAACTATGATAAATAATATTTGTATTATGCATGAGACCAGATGAACTAGTAAAATCCATCCAGAAGCAGTGATGTGTATGTGCATGAAGCATTAAGGCATCCCTACCACCAAGTTGCCTAATGGGATGTTTAAATCCTCTAAGGTCTAAAATTCTCTGTGTTTGATGTATTTTTAAGGTGCAGTAATGCAACATATTAACACATACCGGAGGGCAATGTCTGCTCGTATTTTTACTTGATTGTGTGCAGTGATGTGAATGCACATAGTTCTTATTCATTCAGTGGTCCGTATACCATGCATTAGGGCTAACATTATGTCTTTTCTTCCATTTAAGTGATGCCCTGGATGCTCTGGGCTTGAAGAGATACTGCTGTCGGAGGATGCTCCTTTCTCATGTGGATCTTATTGAGAAGTTGTTGAATTATGCTCCACTGGAAAAATGATTGGAATGTGTTACCTTGAAGAACTACAAGGACTTTGCAGATTGTTGGCATAGACACacttgtattatttttttgtgtgggtCACCACAGGTGTAAAATACTGTCCACAGTGGAGGATTTATCATTACTTTGTGCTTCTATTTCATtatgtagtttttattaataaaaCGGAAAAATGACTTGGTTACCTTTTTAATGAATGCTTTTTTGTTACTACAGCTCTCAACGTTACTGTAGGTGTAAAATTAACCATCATGATTTTATTGCACCAACGTAATGTCTCGGATTGAAGAATCCAAATTTAGTTATTCTGTCGGAATGAAAAATAGACACCATTTTTAGACAATGAATTTTCATGATCCCACTTACTTGGAGACTCGAAAGGATTTGAACCGTTTTTACCCCTAGGGGTAAAATACCcccaaggggtattgtaatcgctttgtcat
This sequence is a window from Sphaeramia orbicularis chromosome 3, fSphaOr1.1, whole genome shotgun sequence. Protein-coding genes within it:
- the polr2l gene encoding DNA-directed RNA polymerases I, II, and III subunit RPABC5 — encoded protein: MIIPIRCFTCGKIVGNKWEAYLGLLQAEYTEGDALDALGLKRYCCRRMLLSHVDLIEKLLNYAPLEK